Proteins encoded within one genomic window of Brachybacterium avium:
- a CDS encoding hotdog fold thioesterase, with amino-acid sequence MTDSSLSTPLPSTSRAPGGAPTAPPVSDELREHFAPMLPGTLLERCGIELLTLDAGGGTAAMPVAGNIQPAGLLHGGATIALAESIASFAAIVQAREVHGDGAQAVGTSVSALHHRSARSGRVIASCTPLHLGRQVANYLVDVHDEQGRLLSTVTVATQLLPPR; translated from the coding sequence ATGACCGACTCCTCCCTCTCCACCCCGCTCCCGTCGACCTCGCGCGCGCCCGGCGGCGCCCCCACCGCGCCGCCGGTCAGCGACGAGCTGCGCGAGCACTTCGCCCCGATGCTGCCCGGGACGCTCCTCGAACGCTGCGGGATCGAGCTGCTCACCCTGGATGCGGGCGGCGGCACGGCGGCGATGCCGGTGGCGGGCAACATCCAGCCGGCCGGCCTCCTGCACGGCGGGGCGACGATCGCGCTGGCGGAGTCGATCGCCTCCTTCGCCGCGATCGTGCAGGCCCGCGAGGTCCACGGCGACGGAGCTCAGGCGGTGGGGACGTCGGTCTCGGCGCTGCACCACCGCTCCGCCCGCAGCGGGCGGGTGATCGCGTCCTGCACGCCGCTGCATCTGGGGCGTCAGGTGGCCAACTATCTGGTCGACGTCCACGACGAGCAGGGTCGGCTGCTGAGCACGGTGACAGTCGCCACCCAGCTGCTGCCGCCGCGCTGA
- a CDS encoding ANTAR domain-containing response regulator, whose translation MTDDTTSLPDDAQDDALPQADAPRRTAVVAEDESLIRMDIVETLTEAGFDVIAAVGDGEAAVAKARELRPDIVVMDVKMPQMDGVTAAERIGEDNLAPVVMLTAFSQAELVERARDAGAMAYVVKPFTPADLLPAIEIAISRYQQITQLESEIADLGERFETRKRVDRAKGLLQTNMGLSEPEAFRWIQKTSMDRRLTMREVADAVVDQLGGPKD comes from the coding sequence ATGACAGACGATACGACTTCCCTCCCCGACGACGCCCAGGACGATGCGCTGCCGCAGGCGGACGCGCCGCGCCGCACCGCGGTCGTGGCCGAGGACGAGAGCCTCATCCGGATGGACATCGTCGAGACGCTGACGGAGGCGGGCTTCGACGTGATCGCCGCCGTCGGCGACGGCGAGGCGGCAGTGGCCAAGGCCCGCGAGCTGCGACCGGACATCGTGGTGATGGACGTGAAGATGCCGCAGATGGACGGCGTCACCGCAGCCGAGCGGATCGGCGAGGACAACCTCGCCCCCGTCGTGATGCTCACCGCCTTCTCCCAGGCCGAGCTCGTCGAGCGGGCCCGTGATGCCGGTGCGATGGCCTACGTCGTCAAGCCCTTCACCCCCGCGGATCTGCTGCCGGCGATCGAGATCGCCATCTCGCGCTACCAGCAGATCACCCAGCTGGAGTCCGAGATCGCAGATCTGGGGGAGCGGTTCGAGACCCGCAAGCGCGTGGACCGGGCCAAGGGCCTGCTGCAGACCAATATGGGCCTGAGCGAGCCCGAGGCGTTCCGCTGGATCCAGAAGACCTCGATGGATCGTCGGCTGACCATGCGGGAGGTCGCCGACGCGGTCGTGGACCAGCTGGGCGGCCCGAAGGACTGA
- a CDS encoding NAD(P)/FAD-dependent oxidoreductase, whose product MAVSSKSPGHVAIIGAGMSGLATAWHLLEQGVEVTVLERDDVAAGSSWGNAGWLTPALTLPLSEPSVLTYGLKAMIDPSSPLYVPLTADPRLLRFLLGFARNCTPGRWRRAMGIFTEVNRVSLDAFDELDLAEPIHPARPFLAAFATEEDQAAMVREFDGVARSGGTVEYELLSGAQMREHEPVLADGVTAGIALHGQRFIDPPRYMASLAEAVESRGGRIRRGFDVSDIRQRGAGVDVLDRSGDSVRADHVVIATGAWLGRLARRFGIRQVVQAGRGYSFTVHPETMPTHPLYFPTQRVACTPLGDRFRVTGMMEFRDADAPLDPRRIQAVIDAVRPMYQGIDWEDRQEEWVGSRPCTADGLPLVGRTRDSRVSIAGGHGMWGIALGPLTGKMLAGQLTGAQPPAVMKHFDPLR is encoded by the coding sequence ATGGCAGTGTCATCCAAGAGCCCAGGCCACGTCGCCATCATCGGGGCCGGCATGTCCGGTCTCGCCACCGCCTGGCACCTGCTGGAGCAGGGGGTCGAGGTCACCGTCCTGGAGCGGGACGACGTCGCAGCCGGGTCGTCCTGGGGGAACGCGGGGTGGCTGACCCCAGCACTGACCCTGCCCCTGAGCGAGCCGTCGGTGCTGACCTACGGCCTCAAGGCGATGATCGACCCCTCCTCGCCGCTGTACGTCCCCCTGACCGCGGATCCGCGGCTGCTGCGATTCCTGCTCGGCTTCGCCCGCAACTGCACTCCCGGCAGGTGGCGTCGCGCCATGGGGATCTTCACCGAGGTCAACCGGGTCTCGCTGGACGCCTTCGACGAGCTCGACCTCGCCGAGCCGATCCATCCCGCACGCCCGTTCCTGGCCGCCTTCGCCACGGAGGAGGACCAGGCCGCTATGGTGCGCGAGTTCGACGGGGTCGCCCGCTCCGGGGGCACGGTCGAGTACGAGCTGCTCAGCGGCGCTCAGATGCGTGAGCACGAGCCCGTCCTGGCCGACGGCGTCACCGCAGGCATCGCCCTGCACGGGCAGCGGTTCATCGATCCCCCGCGGTATATGGCCTCGCTCGCCGAGGCGGTCGAGTCCCGCGGCGGGCGGATCCGTCGCGGCTTCGACGTCTCGGACATCCGCCAGCGCGGTGCCGGGGTCGACGTGCTGGACCGGTCCGGCGACTCCGTGCGCGCCGATCACGTCGTGATCGCCACCGGAGCATGGCTGGGTCGGCTCGCCCGCCGCTTCGGCATCCGCCAGGTCGTCCAGGCCGGTCGCGGCTACAGCTTCACCGTCCACCCCGAGACGATGCCGACCCACCCGCTGTACTTCCCCACCCAGCGCGTGGCCTGCACGCCCCTGGGGGACCGCTTCCGGGTCACCGGGATGATGGAGTTCCGTGACGCCGACGCTCCTCTGGACCCGCGGCGGATCCAGGCGGTGATCGACGCGGTCCGGCCCATGTATCAGGGGATCGACTGGGAGGATCGTCAGGAGGAGTGGGTCGGGTCCCGGCCCTGCACCGCCGACGGCCTGCCCCTGGTGGGTCGCACCCGGGACTCCCGGGTGAGCATCGCGGGCGGTCACGGGATGTGGGGCATCGCGCTCGGTCCCCTGACAGGCAAGATGCTCGCCGGTCAGCTGACCGGCGCTCAGCCGCCGGCCGTCATGAAGCACTTCGACCCGCTGCGCTGA
- the pyk gene encoding pyruvate kinase produces the protein MRKAKIVCTLGPATGTYEQIRTLIEAGMNVARMNFSHGTHDDHAQVYANIRRAAEDLGKNVAVLVDLQGPKIRLGRFSDGPHQLEVGDSLTITTDDIEGTRERVSTTFKGLPGDCRPGDVLLIDDGKVSVRVTEVTETDVVTIVEVPGPVSNNKGINLPGVAVSVPAMSEKDVADLRFGLGLGADLVALSFVRDAHDMDNVLRIMQEEDRRVPVIAKIEKPQAVRALRSIVGAFDGIMVARGDLGVELPLEQVPLVQKRAIELARRNAKPVIVATQVLESMIESPRPTRAEASDCANAILDGADAVMLSGETSVGKYPFEAVRTMARIITNTEENGADRILPLGTIPHTRGGAITRAAAEIGDQLSAQYLVTFTESGDTARRLSRLRPSIPLLALTPYPEVARQLSLTWGIESHLVPMQNDTDAMVGKVDNLLREQKGLQKNDLVIVAAGSPPGVHGSTNTLRVHRIGDLDGTESARIEADRIASGVHS, from the coding sequence ATGCGCAAAGCGAAGATCGTCTGCACACTCGGTCCCGCCACGGGCACCTACGAGCAGATCCGCACCCTGATCGAGGCCGGGATGAACGTGGCCCGGATGAACTTCAGCCATGGCACGCACGACGATCACGCGCAGGTGTACGCGAACATCCGTCGCGCCGCCGAGGACCTCGGGAAGAACGTCGCCGTGCTGGTGGACCTCCAGGGTCCCAAGATCCGCCTGGGCCGGTTCTCCGACGGGCCGCACCAGCTCGAGGTCGGCGATTCCCTCACCATCACCACGGACGACATCGAAGGCACCCGCGAGCGCGTCTCGACGACCTTCAAGGGACTGCCGGGCGACTGCCGCCCCGGGGACGTCCTGCTGATCGACGACGGCAAGGTCTCCGTGCGCGTCACCGAGGTGACCGAGACCGACGTCGTGACCATCGTCGAGGTGCCGGGGCCCGTCTCGAACAACAAGGGCATCAACCTGCCGGGCGTGGCCGTGTCCGTGCCCGCGATGAGCGAGAAGGACGTGGCGGACCTCCGCTTCGGCCTGGGCCTCGGCGCGGATCTGGTGGCGTTGTCCTTCGTCCGCGACGCCCATGACATGGATAACGTCCTGCGGATCATGCAGGAGGAGGACCGCCGGGTGCCGGTGATCGCGAAGATCGAGAAGCCGCAGGCCGTGCGCGCGCTGCGCTCGATCGTCGGCGCCTTCGACGGCATCATGGTCGCCCGCGGCGATCTGGGCGTCGAGCTGCCGCTGGAGCAGGTCCCGCTGGTCCAGAAGCGCGCCATCGAGCTGGCCCGCCGCAATGCGAAGCCCGTGATCGTGGCCACCCAGGTGCTCGAGTCCATGATCGAGAGCCCGCGGCCCACCCGCGCCGAGGCGTCGGACTGCGCCAATGCGATCCTCGACGGGGCCGACGCGGTCATGCTCTCCGGCGAGACCAGCGTGGGCAAGTACCCCTTCGAGGCCGTGCGCACCATGGCCCGCATCATCACCAACACCGAGGAGAACGGCGCGGACCGCATCCTCCCGCTGGGCACCATCCCGCACACCCGCGGTGGCGCGATCACCCGGGCGGCCGCCGAGATCGGCGACCAGCTCTCCGCCCAGTACCTGGTGACGTTCACCGAGTCCGGTGACACCGCCCGGCGCCTGTCCCGCCTGCGTCCCAGCATCCCGCTGCTGGCGCTGACCCCGTATCCGGAGGTCGCCCGTCAGCTGTCGCTGACCTGGGGCATCGAATCGCACCTGGTGCCGATGCAGAACGACACCGACGCGATGGTCGGCAAGGTCGACAACCTGCTGCGCGAGCAGAAGGGGCTGCAGAAGAACGATCTGGTCATCGTCGCCGCCGGCTCCCCTCCCGGCGTGCACGGCTCCACCAACACCCTGCGCGTGCACCGCATCGGCGACCTCGACGGCACCGAGTCCGCCCGCATCGAAGCGGATCGGATCGCCTCCGGCGTGCACAGCTGA
- a CDS encoding ABC transporter substrate-binding protein — MAITRRDLVRGFGAGVLGAGALTGCGPGRRGGGPTSPPPSAPKLTEPDTPLVIGQIGAAYGRMAVFEEAIAVSIEEAQIDVNARWGGLFGHEVVLLDRYVMQEPGEDLAPVIEDLAGEGATCLITSIDEESLIAAMPAVVEAGLAVIDVFTSGMDVRAEEVQTSNLLMRLAPDDRILAVQYGDIALGADSDKGGAQGTVAFVSEDTSQGRSLRQELELYLNPLGGRIVSEQFYAVGDIGDIGARVKQVLKEPPALLVLNGGQESASFLSALHEATADEDGRRTIEIPAQLSPAATVDYSQLPIAEELAPECLTSAAGFQPGGEITGEHEAMMLNRSSGFLRTGYAYSQQGYDAFTMACLAAQHALSVTGTALAAAVPSILTGAESCTDYEACRRVMRTALEAQGRATVAYVGRSGKLELGPRSDARIGEMRRYGWSAENVLEEGTATSFEAAG, encoded by the coding sequence ATGGCGATCACGCGACGTGACCTGGTGCGAGGCTTCGGGGCGGGGGTCCTGGGAGCCGGTGCGCTGACCGGTTGCGGGCCGGGTCGTCGCGGCGGCGGCCCGACCTCACCGCCCCCGTCGGCCCCCAAGCTCACCGAGCCCGACACCCCGTTGGTGATCGGCCAGATCGGCGCTGCCTACGGCCGGATGGCCGTCTTCGAGGAAGCGATCGCGGTCTCCATCGAGGAGGCGCAGATCGACGTGAATGCCCGCTGGGGCGGGCTGTTCGGCCATGAGGTGGTCCTCCTGGACCGGTACGTGATGCAGGAGCCCGGTGAGGATCTCGCCCCGGTCATCGAAGACCTCGCGGGCGAGGGAGCAACCTGCCTGATCACCTCGATCGACGAGGAGTCGCTGATCGCGGCGATGCCCGCGGTCGTCGAAGCGGGTCTGGCGGTGATCGATGTGTTCACTTCGGGCATGGACGTCCGTGCCGAGGAGGTGCAGACCTCGAACCTGCTGATGAGGCTGGCACCGGATGATCGCATCCTTGCCGTGCAGTACGGCGATATCGCGCTCGGCGCCGACTCCGACAAGGGCGGGGCCCAGGGAACGGTCGCCTTCGTCTCCGAGGACACGAGCCAGGGCCGCAGCCTGCGGCAGGAGCTCGAGCTGTACCTCAATCCGCTCGGCGGCAGGATCGTGTCCGAGCAGTTCTACGCGGTCGGCGATATCGGCGACATCGGAGCCCGGGTGAAGCAGGTGCTGAAGGAGCCGCCGGCGCTGCTGGTGCTCAACGGCGGACAGGAATCGGCCTCCTTCCTCTCCGCGCTGCACGAGGCCACCGCGGACGAGGACGGCCGACGCACCATCGAGATCCCGGCGCAGCTCTCCCCGGCCGCGACCGTCGACTACTCGCAGCTGCCGATCGCGGAGGAGCTGGCACCGGAATGCCTCACCTCGGCGGCCGGGTTCCAACCGGGGGGCGAGATCACCGGCGAGCACGAAGCGATGATGCTCAACCGCAGCAGCGGTTTCCTGCGCACCGGCTATGCCTATTCGCAGCAGGGGTACGACGCCTTCACCATGGCCTGCCTGGCCGCGCAGCATGCGCTCTCGGTCACCGGTACGGCGCTGGCCGCGGCGGTCCCGAGCATCCTCACCGGGGCCGAGTCCTGCACCGACTACGAGGCCTGCCGGCGGGTGATGAGGACGGCCCTGGAGGCGCAGGGCCGTGCCACCGTCGCCTACGTCGGCCGGTCGGGGAAGCTGGAGCTGGGGCCCCGGTCCGATGCTCGGATCGGCGAGATGCGCAGGTACGGCTGGTCCGCGGAGAACGTGCTGGAGGAGGGGACGGCGACGAGCTTCGAAGCCGCCGGCTGA